The proteins below come from a single Corylus avellana chromosome ca3, CavTom2PMs-1.0 genomic window:
- the LOC132176658 gene encoding nuclear transcription factor Y subunit C-1: MENNNQATQSASYPPQPTPPPPAPFHHLLQQQQQQLQMFWTYQRQEIEQVNDFKNHQLPLARIKKIMKADEDVRMISAEAPILFAKACELFILELTIRSWLHAEENKRRTLQKNDIAAAITRTDIFDFLVDIVPRDEIKDEAAGLGGIVGATASGVPYYYPPMGQPAGGPHGGMMIGRPAAVDPSGVYGQPPSNAWQSVWQGHAADDGSYGSGGSAGQGNLDGQS, translated from the exons ATGGAGAACAACAACCAGGCCACCCAGTCCGCCTCGTACCCTCCCCAGCCCACCCCTCCTCCTCCAGCTCCATTCCACCACCTCCTCcagcagcaacagcaacagctCCAGATGTTCTGGACCTACCAGCGCCAGGAGATCGAGCAGGTTAACGACTTCAAGAACCACCAGCTCCCCCTTGCGCGCATCAAGAAGATCATGAAGGCGGACGAGGACGTGCGCATGATCTCCGCCGAGGCCCCCATCCTCTTCGCTAAGGCCTGCGAGCTCTTCATCCTAGAGCTCACTATCCGCTCCTGGCTCCACGCCGAGGAAAACAAGCGCCGCACCCTCCAGAAAAATGACATCGCAGCGGCGATCACGAGGACAGATATTTTCGATTTCTTGGTGGACATCGTGCCCAGGGACGAGATCAAGGACGAGGCCGCCGGGCTCGGAGGCATCGTGGGGGCCACCGCCAGTGGAGTCCCCTACTACTACCCGCCGATGGGCCAACCGGCGGGTGGGCCCCACGGCGGGATGATGATCGGCCGGCCTGCGGCGGTGGACCCCTCTGGGGTGTACGGGCAGCCGCCGTCGAACGCGTGGCAGTCGGTGTGGCAGGGGCACGCCGCCGACGACGGGTCGTATGGGAGCGGGGGGAGCGCTGGGCAGGGCAATCTTGACGGCCAGAG TTAA
- the LOC132173435 gene encoding xyloglucan endotransglucosylase/hydrolase protein 2: MKLSTDLCLLSLFVFLIFTSTNAGELDNTSFYHDYYVTWGQDHLLLLNQETEIQLSLDQNSGAGFESKLHYGSGSFHMRIKLPDKNSIGVVTAFYLYSRSTDRDELDFEFLGSNGPPYTLQTNVYVNGQGGREQRIQLWFYVDDIPIRVFKNNTKIGVGYPSQPMQVEGSLWNGEGWASNGRKTDWSQAPFKAYFQRFNVDGCVLQTVDTMQCYSSTFWWNSEKLQTLDVQEQRDYERVRKQYMNYDYCSDRSRYPQTPPECQSNQH, encoded by the exons ATGAAGCTCTCAACAGATCTTTGTCTTTTGAGCCTCTTTGTGTTTCTCATTTTCACATCCACAAATGCTGGGGAACTCGATAACACAAGTTTTTATCATGATTACTATGTTACTTGGGGACAGGATCACCTCTTACTACTAAACCAAGAAACTGAAATTCAGCTTTCTCTCGACCAAAATTCAG GGGCTGGATTTGAGTCCAAGCTGCATTATGGATCCGGATCCTTTCATATGAGGATAAAACTACCTGATAAGAACTCCATTGGAGTTGTTACTGCTTTCTAT CTATATTCACGTTCAACAGATCGTGATGAGCTCGACTTTGAGTTCTTGGGTAGTAATGGACCACCTTATACATTACAGACCAATGTGTATGTCAATGGCCAAGGAGGTCGAGAACAACGGATTCAACTTTG GTTCTATGTGGATGACATACCAATCAGAGTGTTTAAGAACAACACAAAAATTGGAGTGGGTTACCCATCCCAGCCAATGCAGGTAGAAGGAAGCCTATGGAATGGAGAGGGCTGGGCATCTAATGGAAGAAAAACTGATTGGAGTCAAGCGCCCTTTAAAGCCTACTTTCAGAGATTCAACGTTGATGGCTGCGTGCTACAAACAGTCGACACTATGCAATGTTATTCTTCAACCTTCTGGTGGAACAGTGAGAAACTTCAGACTCTGGACGTGCAGGAGCAAAGAGACTATGAACGTGTGAGGAAGCAGTACATGAATTATGATTATTGTTCTGATAGGTCAAGGTACCCTCAAACACCACCGGAATGCCAAAGTAACCAACATTAG
- the LOC132173827 gene encoding acetolactate synthase 1, chloroplastic-like, giving the protein MAAAAAATATTTTTTATAFSKPSSPLSSKSLISRFTVPFYCIPQSHPSPRRSSALRISNSTKAITTEIQKTPAAPEAFISRFAADQPRKGSDVLVEALERQGVTSVFAYPGGASMEIHQALTRSSVIRNVLPRHEQGGVFAAEGYARASGLPGVCIATSGPGATNLVSGLADAMLDSIPLVAITGQVPRRMIGTDAFQETPIVEVTRSITKHNYLVLDVEDIPRIVNEAFYLAQSGRPGPVLIDIPKDIQQQLVVPDWNQPIRLPGYNARLPKAPSEVHLEQIVRLVSESKKPVLYVGGGCLNSSEELRRFVELTGIPVASTLMGLGAFPLTDELSLQMLGMHGTVYANYAVDKSDLLLAFGVRFDDRVTGKLEAFASRAKIVHIDIDSAEIGKNKQPHVSVCADVKLALEGMNRILEGKGSKLKLDFSEWREELKEQKVKHPLTFKTFEDAIPPQYAIQLLDELTDGNAIISTGVGQHQMWAAQFYKYKRPRQWLTSGGLGAMGFGLPAAMGATVAKPDAVVVDIDGDGSFIMNVQELATLRAEKLPVKIMILNNQHLGMVMQWEDRFYKANRAHTYLGDPSRESEIFPNMLKFAEACNIPAARVTKKEDLRAAMQKMLDTPGPYLLDVIVPHQEHVLPMIPSGGAFKDIITEGDGRSSY; this is encoded by the coding sequence ATGGCAGCCGCTGCCGCCGCCACTGCCACCACCACAACAACTACCGCCACCGCCTTCTCCAAACCCTCGTCTCCTCTCTCTTCCAAATCCCTCATTTCCCGGTTTACCGTTCCCTTCTACTGCATTCCCCAAAGCCACCCCTCTCCGCGCCGCTCCTCCGCCCTCCGCATCTCAAATTCTACCAAAGCAATCACCACCGAAATTCAGAAAACGCCCGCTGCTCCGGAAGCTTTCATTTCCCGATTTGCTGCCGACCAACCGCGAAAGGGATCTGACGTCCTCGTGGAGGCCCTGGAGCGCCAGGGCGTGACCTCCGTCTTTGCCTATCCGGGAGGCGCGTCTATGGAGATCCACCAGGCCCTCACGCGCTCTTCCGTCATTCGCAACGTCCTCCCCCGCCACGAACAAGGCGGGGTTTTTGCTGCCGAGGGTTACGCGCGTGCTTCTGGGCTCCCCGGCGTCTGCATCGCCACCTCGGGCCCCGGCGCCACCAATCTCGTCAGCGGCCTCGCCGACGCCATGCTTGACAGCATCCCGCTGGTCGCCATCACCGGCCAGGTGCCCCGCCGCATGATCGGAACCGACGCATTCCAGGAGACCCCGATCGTGGAGGTAACACGCTCTATCACCAAGCACAATTATCTCGTTCTCGATGTGGAAGACATTCCTAGAATCGTGAATGAAGCTTTCTATTTAGCCCAATCGGGCCGACCCGGCCCGGTTCTGATCGATATACCCAAAGATATACAGCAGCAACTGGTGGTTCCCGATTGGAACCAACCCATTAGATTACCCGGGTACAATGCTAGGTTGCCAAAAGCGCCGAGCGAGGTGCATTTGGAGCAGATTGTTAGGTTAGTGTCAGAGTCGAAGAAACCCGTGTTGTATGTTGGTGGTGGGTGTTTGAATTCGAGCGAAGAGTTGAGGCGGTTTGTCGAGCTGACCGGGATCCCGGTGGCGAGTACTCTAATGGGTCTGGGCGCATTTCCCTTGACGGACGAGTTGTCGCTCCAGATGCTTGGGATGCACGGCACTGTCTATGCCAATTACGCCGTGGATAAGAGTGATTTGTTGCTTGCGTTTGGTGTTCGGTTCGACGACCGTGTAACGGGAAAGCTTGAGGCGTTTGCGAGCCGAGCTAAGATCGTTCACATCGATATCGACTCGGCGGAGATTGGGAAGAATAAGCAACCCCATGTGTCGGTGTGTGCAGATGTGAAGTTGGCATTGGAGGGGATGAATAGGATATTGGAGGGGAAAGGAAGTAAGCTTAAGCTTGATTTTTCGGAATGGAGGGAAGAGTTGAAGGAGCAGAAAGTGAAGCATCCGTTGACTTTTAAGACATTTGAAGATGCTATTCCTCCCCAATATGCGATTCAGCTTCTTGATGAATTGACCGATGGGAATGCGATCATAAGCACTGGTGTTGGGCAGCATCAAATGTGGGCTGCTCAGTTTTACAAGTACAAGAGGCCTCGACAGTGGTTGACGTCGGGGGGATTAGGGGCGATGGGTTTTGGATTGCCTGCTGCCATGGGAGCCACTGTTGCAAAGCCCGATGCGGTCGTTGTGGATATTGATGGTGATGGAAGTTTCATCATGAATGTCCAAGAGTTGGCAACTCTTCGGGCGGAGAAGCTTCCTGTTAAGATAATGATACTGAATAATCAGCATTTGGGCATGGTGATGCAGTGGGAGGACCGGTTCTACAAGGCTAACAGGGCTCACACTTATCTTGGAGACCCGTCTAGGGAGTCTGAAATTTTTCCCAACATGTTGAAGTTCGCAGAAGCATGTAATATACCTGCAGCCCGTGTCACAAAGAAGGAAGATCTCAGGGCGGCAATGCAGAAGATGCTGGACACTCCTGGGCCCTACTTGCTGGATGTGATTGTACCGCATCAAGAACATGTTCTTCCTATGATTCCAAGTGGTGGGGCATTCAAAGATATAATCACTGAGGGTGATGGGAGATCTTCCTACTGA